Proteins found in one Zea mays cultivar B73 chromosome 1, Zm-B73-REFERENCE-NAM-5.0, whole genome shotgun sequence genomic segment:
- the LOC103637730 gene encoding lysine-specific demethylase JMJ706 isoform X1, whose amino-acid sequence MVEGRSYLPAEVRNGLETLKRRRLERVRLSAQNEAGDNPAVAARSGGDALRSPANCGVRLHSNNSTGLPGNVHDKSPFAKRKVEKFDMSNLEWIDKIPECPVYCPTKEEFEDPIAYIQKISPEAAKYGICKIVSPVCASVPAGVVLMKEHPNFKFMTRVQPLRLAEWAEDDTVTFFMSGRKYTFRDYEKMANKVFSKKYSSSSCLPARYVEEEFWREIAFGKMDFVEYACDVDGSAFSSSPHDQLGKSNWNLKNFSWLPNSVLRLLQTPIPGVTDPMLYIGMLFSMFAWHVEDHYLYSINYHHCGAFKTWYGIPGDAAPGFERVASQYVYNKDILIGDGEDAAFDVLLGKTTMFPPNVLLDHNVPVYKAVQRPGEFVITFPRSYHAGFSHGFNCGEAVNFAIGDWFPLGSLASKRYALLNRTPLLAHEELLCRSAVLLSQKLLNCDPRSLDKLEHPYSQNCVKSCFVRLIRFQRRARGLLAKMGSEICYKPKTFPNLSCSICRRDCYITHVLCRCNFDPVCLHHEQELRSCPCKSNRVVYVREDILELEALSRKFEQDVSSYKEGSCISPCKEVEISDTTDEQLPNLGITLDFVNSKAGSSGFMTVDGGNSSSAVSILTSSVHHEAYKHTEARQAINTSMTKGTYTMDESSSGIDGACNEHGSCNASAMECSDNSDSECEIFRVKRRSTSFDKPTSEAKTSTLSEQQVLRRLKKVHPEVQQVISKRQEESGNGSVRAAHMSQKSSNPAPADDETEDMAPIMWRIKRRQSETQDATCPGTRPQSYPPSSGGSGEEFVERTRDAAVELRPKRVKIRLPSNASRQIEQQRSSGQRFAREDRLPLGFPRTF is encoded by the exons ATG GTGGAGGGTAGGAGCTATCTCCCTGCAGAGGTCAGGAACGGCCTCGAGACCCTGAAGCGGAGGAGGCTCGAGAGAGTGCGTTTGAGTGCTCAGAACGAAGCTGGCGACAATCCTGCTGTGGCTGCGAGAAGTGGCGGTGATGCCTTGCGGAGCCCCGCTAACTGTGGAGTCAGATTGCATTCCAACAACAGTACAGGTTTACCTGGAAATGTCCATGACAAGAGTCCTTTTGCAAAGCGCAAGGTGGAGAAGTTTGATATGTCCAACCTTGAGTGGATAGACAAGATTCCAGAGTGCCCTGTGTATTGTCCCACCAAGGAGGAATTTGAGGATCCCATTGCATATATACAGAAGATTTCACCTGAGGCTGCTAAATATG GTATTTGTAAAATCGTCTCTCCTGTATGTGCGTCTGTTCCTGCCGGTGTTGTGCTGATGAAGGAACATCCCAATTTTAAGTTCATGACTAGAGTTCAGCCCCTTCGACTCGCTGAATGGGCTGAGGATGATACAGTCACTTTCTTCATGAGTGGAAG AAAGTACACCTTCCGGGACTATGAGAAAATGGCGAACAAAGTGTTCTCTAAGAAATATTCCAGCTCTAGTTGTCTCCCAGCTAGGTATGTGGAGGAGGAGTTCTGGCGTGAAATTGCTTTTGGCAAAATGGATTTCGTAGAATATGCTTGTGACGTTGATGGGAGTGCCTTCTCTTCATCTCCTCATGATCAACTTGGGAAAAGCAACTGGAACCTCAAG AATTTTTCATGGCTCCCCAATTCTGTTCTAAGACTTCTTCAGACGCCAATTCCA GGAGTGACAGATCCAATGCTTTATATTGGGATGCTCTTCAGCATGTTTGCGTGGCACGTGGAAGACCATTACTTGTACAG CATCAATTACCATCACTGTGGGGCATTTAAAACATGGTATGGGATACCAGGCGATGCGGCTCCTGGGTTTGAAAGGGTTGCTAGCCAGTACGTATATAACAAGGACATTTTGATTGGTGATGGAGAGGATGCAGCATTTGATGTCCTACTAGGGAAAACAACAATGTTCCCTCCAAATGTCTTGCTAGATCACAATGTTCCTGTCTATAAAGCTGTACAAAGACCTGGAGAATTTGTTATTACTTTTCCTCGTTCTTACCATGCAGGCTTCAGTCATG GCTTCAATTGTGGAGAGGctgttaattttgctattggcgaTTGGTTTCCTCTTGGTTCTCTGGCTAGCAAGCGCTATGCACTTCTGAACAGAACTCCATTGCTTGCACATGAGGAGCTACTTTGTCGTTCTGCTGTGCTTCTATCCCAAAAGCTGTTGAACTGTGATCCAAGATCCTTGGACAAGTTGGAACATCCATATTCCCAGAATTGTGTGAAATCCTGCTTTGTGCGGTTGATACGATTCCAGCGACGTGCTCGTGGCCTTCTTGCTAAAATGGGTTCTGAAATATGCTATAAGCCAAAGACATTTCCAAATCTGTCCTGTAGCATTTGTCGGCGTGATTGCTATATCACACACGTGTTGTGTAGATGTAACTTTGATCCTGTCTGCCTACATCATG AACAAGAACTGCGGAGCTGCCCTTGTAAGTCCAATCGCGTTGTCTATGTTAGAGAGGACATACTGGAGCTAGAGGCTCTATCAAGAAAATTTGAGCAGGATGTCAGCTCGTATAAGGAAGGAAGTTGCATTAGCCCATGTAAGGAGGTTGAGATCTCTGATACTACTGATGAACAACTTCCAAATCTTGGGATTACTCTGGATTTCGTTAATAGTAAAGCTGGTAGCTCAGGCTTTATGACTGTTGATGGAGGAAACAGTTCTTCTGCAGTATCAATTTTGACATCTTCTGTGCATCATGAGGCATATAAGCATACAGAAGCAAGG CAGGCAATAAATACATCAATGACCAAAGGAACTTACACTATGGATGAGAGTTCATCCGGCATAGATGGTGCTTGTAATGAACACGGTTCATGTAATGCTTCAGCCATGGAATGCAGTGATAATTCGGATTCGGAGTGTGAAATCTTCCGAGTCAAGCGCAGGTCCACCTCATTTGACAAACCTACTTCTGAAGCTAAGACATCAACCTTGTCTGAACAGCAG GTTCTGAGGCGGCTGAAGAAGGTACATCCTGAAGTACAGCAAGTCATCAGTAAGCGTCAAGAAGAATCTGGTAATGGTTCAGTTCGCGCTGCCCACATGAGCCAGAAAAGCTCAAATCCTGCCCCTGCTGATGACGAAACAGAGGACATGGCTCCCATAATGTGGAGAATAAAGCGGCGACAGTCAGAAACCCAAGATGCTACATGTCCTGGTACGAGACCGCAGTCATATCCGCCTTCCAGTGGTGGTTCTGGAGAAGAGTTTGTGGAAAGAACTAGAGATGCTGCAGTAGAACTCCGTCCAAAACGAGTGAAAATCCGGCTACCTTCTAATGCCAGTAGGCAGATTGAGCAGCAGCGCAGTTCAGGGCAGAGATTTGCTAGGGAGGACAGGTTGCCGCTTGGTTTTCCACGTACATTTTAG
- the LOC103637730 gene encoding lysine-specific demethylase JMJ706 isoform X3, with protein sequence MSNLEWIDKIPECPVYCPTKEEFEDPIAYIQKISPEAAKYGICKIVSPVCASVPAGVVLMKEHPNFKFMTRVQPLRLAEWAEDDTVTFFMSGRKYTFRDYEKMANKVFSKKYSSSSCLPARYVEEEFWREIAFGKMDFVEYACDVDGSAFSSSPHDQLGKSNWNLKNFSWLPNSVLRLLQTPIPGVTDPMLYIGMLFSMFAWHVEDHYLYSINYHHCGAFKTWYGIPGDAAPGFERVASQYVYNKDILIGDGEDAAFDVLLGKTTMFPPNVLLDHNVPVYKAVQRPGEFVITFPRSYHAGFSHGFNCGEAVNFAIGDWFPLGSLASKRYALLNRTPLLAHEELLCRSAVLLSQKLLNCDPRSLDKLEHPYSQNCVKSCFVRLIRFQRRARGLLAKMGSEICYKPKTFPNLSCSICRRDCYITHVLCRCNFDPVCLHHEQELRSCPCKSNRVVYVREDILELEALSRKFEQDVSSYKEGSCISPCKEVEISDTTDEQLPNLGITLDFVNSKAGSSGFMTVDGGNSSSAVSILTSSVHHEAYKHTEARQAINTSMTKGTYTMDESSSGIDGACNEHGSCNASAMECSDNSDSECEIFRVKRRSTSFDKPTSEAKTSTLSEQQVLRRLKKVHPEVQQVISKRQEESGNGSVRAAHMSQKSSNPAPADDETEDMAPIMWRIKRRQSETQDATCPGTRPQSYPPSSGGSGEEFVERTRDAAVELRPKRVKIRLPSNASRQIEQQRSSGQRFAREDRLPLGFPRTF encoded by the exons ATGTCCAACCTTGAGTGGATAGACAAGATTCCAGAGTGCCCTGTGTATTGTCCCACCAAGGAGGAATTTGAGGATCCCATTGCATATATACAGAAGATTTCACCTGAGGCTGCTAAATATG GTATTTGTAAAATCGTCTCTCCTGTATGTGCGTCTGTTCCTGCCGGTGTTGTGCTGATGAAGGAACATCCCAATTTTAAGTTCATGACTAGAGTTCAGCCCCTTCGACTCGCTGAATGGGCTGAGGATGATACAGTCACTTTCTTCATGAGTGGAAG AAAGTACACCTTCCGGGACTATGAGAAAATGGCGAACAAAGTGTTCTCTAAGAAATATTCCAGCTCTAGTTGTCTCCCAGCTAGGTATGTGGAGGAGGAGTTCTGGCGTGAAATTGCTTTTGGCAAAATGGATTTCGTAGAATATGCTTGTGACGTTGATGGGAGTGCCTTCTCTTCATCTCCTCATGATCAACTTGGGAAAAGCAACTGGAACCTCAAG AATTTTTCATGGCTCCCCAATTCTGTTCTAAGACTTCTTCAGACGCCAATTCCA GGAGTGACAGATCCAATGCTTTATATTGGGATGCTCTTCAGCATGTTTGCGTGGCACGTGGAAGACCATTACTTGTACAG CATCAATTACCATCACTGTGGGGCATTTAAAACATGGTATGGGATACCAGGCGATGCGGCTCCTGGGTTTGAAAGGGTTGCTAGCCAGTACGTATATAACAAGGACATTTTGATTGGTGATGGAGAGGATGCAGCATTTGATGTCCTACTAGGGAAAACAACAATGTTCCCTCCAAATGTCTTGCTAGATCACAATGTTCCTGTCTATAAAGCTGTACAAAGACCTGGAGAATTTGTTATTACTTTTCCTCGTTCTTACCATGCAGGCTTCAGTCATG GCTTCAATTGTGGAGAGGctgttaattttgctattggcgaTTGGTTTCCTCTTGGTTCTCTGGCTAGCAAGCGCTATGCACTTCTGAACAGAACTCCATTGCTTGCACATGAGGAGCTACTTTGTCGTTCTGCTGTGCTTCTATCCCAAAAGCTGTTGAACTGTGATCCAAGATCCTTGGACAAGTTGGAACATCCATATTCCCAGAATTGTGTGAAATCCTGCTTTGTGCGGTTGATACGATTCCAGCGACGTGCTCGTGGCCTTCTTGCTAAAATGGGTTCTGAAATATGCTATAAGCCAAAGACATTTCCAAATCTGTCCTGTAGCATTTGTCGGCGTGATTGCTATATCACACACGTGTTGTGTAGATGTAACTTTGATCCTGTCTGCCTACATCATG AACAAGAACTGCGGAGCTGCCCTTGTAAGTCCAATCGCGTTGTCTATGTTAGAGAGGACATACTGGAGCTAGAGGCTCTATCAAGAAAATTTGAGCAGGATGTCAGCTCGTATAAGGAAGGAAGTTGCATTAGCCCATGTAAGGAGGTTGAGATCTCTGATACTACTGATGAACAACTTCCAAATCTTGGGATTACTCTGGATTTCGTTAATAGTAAAGCTGGTAGCTCAGGCTTTATGACTGTTGATGGAGGAAACAGTTCTTCTGCAGTATCAATTTTGACATCTTCTGTGCATCATGAGGCATATAAGCATACAGAAGCAAGG CAGGCAATAAATACATCAATGACCAAAGGAACTTACACTATGGATGAGAGTTCATCCGGCATAGATGGTGCTTGTAATGAACACGGTTCATGTAATGCTTCAGCCATGGAATGCAGTGATAATTCGGATTCGGAGTGTGAAATCTTCCGAGTCAAGCGCAGGTCCACCTCATTTGACAAACCTACTTCTGAAGCTAAGACATCAACCTTGTCTGAACAGCAG GTTCTGAGGCGGCTGAAGAAGGTACATCCTGAAGTACAGCAAGTCATCAGTAAGCGTCAAGAAGAATCTGGTAATGGTTCAGTTCGCGCTGCCCACATGAGCCAGAAAAGCTCAAATCCTGCCCCTGCTGATGACGAAACAGAGGACATGGCTCCCATAATGTGGAGAATAAAGCGGCGACAGTCAGAAACCCAAGATGCTACATGTCCTGGTACGAGACCGCAGTCATATCCGCCTTCCAGTGGTGGTTCTGGAGAAGAGTTTGTGGAAAGAACTAGAGATGCTGCAGTAGAACTCCGTCCAAAACGAGTGAAAATCCGGCTACCTTCTAATGCCAGTAGGCAGATTGAGCAGCAGCGCAGTTCAGGGCAGAGATTTGCTAGGGAGGACAGGTTGCCGCTTGGTTTTCCACGTACATTTTAG
- the LOC103637730 gene encoding lysine-specific demethylase JMJ706 isoform X4, producing the protein MSNLEWIDKIPECPVYCPTKEEFEDPIAYIQKISPEAAKYGICKIVSPVCASVPAGVVLMKEHPNFKFMTRVQPLRLAEWAEDDTVTFFMSGRKYTFRDYEKMANKVFSKKYSSSSCLPARYVEEEFWREIAFGKMDFVEYACDVDGSAFSSSPHDQLGKSNWNLKNFSWLPNSVLRLLQTPIPGVTDPMLYIGMLFSMFAWHVEDHYLYSINYHHCGAFKTWYGIPGDAAPGFERVASQYVYNKDILIGDGEDAAFDVLLGKTTMFPPNVLLDHNVPVYKAVQRPGEFVITFPRSYHAGFSHGFNCGEAVNFAIGDWFPLGSLASKRYALLNRTPLLAHEELLCRSAVLLSQKLLNCDPRSLDKLEHPYSQNCVKSCFVRLIRFQRRARGLLAKMGSEICYKPKTFPNLSCSICRRDCYITHVLCRCNFDPVCLHHEQELRSCPCKSNRVVYVREDILELEALSRKFEQDVSSYKEGSCISPCKEVEISDTTDEQLPNLGITLDFVNSKAGSSGFMTVDGGNSSSAVSILTSSVHHEAYKHTEARAINTSMTKGTYTMDESSSGIDGACNEHGSCNASAMECSDNSDSECEIFRVKRRSTSFDKPTSEAKTSTLSEQQVLRRLKKVHPEVQQVISKRQEESGNGSVRAAHMSQKSSNPAPADDETEDMAPIMWRIKRRQSETQDATCPGTRPQSYPPSSGGSGEEFVERTRDAAVELRPKRVKIRLPSNASRQIEQQRSSGQRFAREDRLPLGFPRTF; encoded by the exons ATGTCCAACCTTGAGTGGATAGACAAGATTCCAGAGTGCCCTGTGTATTGTCCCACCAAGGAGGAATTTGAGGATCCCATTGCATATATACAGAAGATTTCACCTGAGGCTGCTAAATATG GTATTTGTAAAATCGTCTCTCCTGTATGTGCGTCTGTTCCTGCCGGTGTTGTGCTGATGAAGGAACATCCCAATTTTAAGTTCATGACTAGAGTTCAGCCCCTTCGACTCGCTGAATGGGCTGAGGATGATACAGTCACTTTCTTCATGAGTGGAAG AAAGTACACCTTCCGGGACTATGAGAAAATGGCGAACAAAGTGTTCTCTAAGAAATATTCCAGCTCTAGTTGTCTCCCAGCTAGGTATGTGGAGGAGGAGTTCTGGCGTGAAATTGCTTTTGGCAAAATGGATTTCGTAGAATATGCTTGTGACGTTGATGGGAGTGCCTTCTCTTCATCTCCTCATGATCAACTTGGGAAAAGCAACTGGAACCTCAAG AATTTTTCATGGCTCCCCAATTCTGTTCTAAGACTTCTTCAGACGCCAATTCCA GGAGTGACAGATCCAATGCTTTATATTGGGATGCTCTTCAGCATGTTTGCGTGGCACGTGGAAGACCATTACTTGTACAG CATCAATTACCATCACTGTGGGGCATTTAAAACATGGTATGGGATACCAGGCGATGCGGCTCCTGGGTTTGAAAGGGTTGCTAGCCAGTACGTATATAACAAGGACATTTTGATTGGTGATGGAGAGGATGCAGCATTTGATGTCCTACTAGGGAAAACAACAATGTTCCCTCCAAATGTCTTGCTAGATCACAATGTTCCTGTCTATAAAGCTGTACAAAGACCTGGAGAATTTGTTATTACTTTTCCTCGTTCTTACCATGCAGGCTTCAGTCATG GCTTCAATTGTGGAGAGGctgttaattttgctattggcgaTTGGTTTCCTCTTGGTTCTCTGGCTAGCAAGCGCTATGCACTTCTGAACAGAACTCCATTGCTTGCACATGAGGAGCTACTTTGTCGTTCTGCTGTGCTTCTATCCCAAAAGCTGTTGAACTGTGATCCAAGATCCTTGGACAAGTTGGAACATCCATATTCCCAGAATTGTGTGAAATCCTGCTTTGTGCGGTTGATACGATTCCAGCGACGTGCTCGTGGCCTTCTTGCTAAAATGGGTTCTGAAATATGCTATAAGCCAAAGACATTTCCAAATCTGTCCTGTAGCATTTGTCGGCGTGATTGCTATATCACACACGTGTTGTGTAGATGTAACTTTGATCCTGTCTGCCTACATCATG AACAAGAACTGCGGAGCTGCCCTTGTAAGTCCAATCGCGTTGTCTATGTTAGAGAGGACATACTGGAGCTAGAGGCTCTATCAAGAAAATTTGAGCAGGATGTCAGCTCGTATAAGGAAGGAAGTTGCATTAGCCCATGTAAGGAGGTTGAGATCTCTGATACTACTGATGAACAACTTCCAAATCTTGGGATTACTCTGGATTTCGTTAATAGTAAAGCTGGTAGCTCAGGCTTTATGACTGTTGATGGAGGAAACAGTTCTTCTGCAGTATCAATTTTGACATCTTCTGTGCATCATGAGGCATATAAGCATACAGAAGCAAGG GCAATAAATACATCAATGACCAAAGGAACTTACACTATGGATGAGAGTTCATCCGGCATAGATGGTGCTTGTAATGAACACGGTTCATGTAATGCTTCAGCCATGGAATGCAGTGATAATTCGGATTCGGAGTGTGAAATCTTCCGAGTCAAGCGCAGGTCCACCTCATTTGACAAACCTACTTCTGAAGCTAAGACATCAACCTTGTCTGAACAGCAG GTTCTGAGGCGGCTGAAGAAGGTACATCCTGAAGTACAGCAAGTCATCAGTAAGCGTCAAGAAGAATCTGGTAATGGTTCAGTTCGCGCTGCCCACATGAGCCAGAAAAGCTCAAATCCTGCCCCTGCTGATGACGAAACAGAGGACATGGCTCCCATAATGTGGAGAATAAAGCGGCGACAGTCAGAAACCCAAGATGCTACATGTCCTGGTACGAGACCGCAGTCATATCCGCCTTCCAGTGGTGGTTCTGGAGAAGAGTTTGTGGAAAGAACTAGAGATGCTGCAGTAGAACTCCGTCCAAAACGAGTGAAAATCCGGCTACCTTCTAATGCCAGTAGGCAGATTGAGCAGCAGCGCAGTTCAGGGCAGAGATTTGCTAGGGAGGACAGGTTGCCGCTTGGTTTTCCACGTACATTTTAG
- the LOC103637730 gene encoding lysine-specific demethylase JMJ706 isoform X2 translates to MVEGRSYLPAEVRNGLETLKRRRLERVRLSAQNEAGDNPAVAARSGGDALRSPANCGVRLHSNNSTGLPGNVHDKSPFAKRKVEKFDMSNLEWIDKIPECPVYCPTKEEFEDPIAYIQKISPEAAKYGICKIVSPVCASVPAGVVLMKEHPNFKFMTRVQPLRLAEWAEDDTVTFFMSGRKYTFRDYEKMANKVFSKKYSSSSCLPARYVEEEFWREIAFGKMDFVEYACDVDGSAFSSSPHDQLGKSNWNLKNFSWLPNSVLRLLQTPIPGVTDPMLYIGMLFSMFAWHVEDHYLYSINYHHCGAFKTWYGIPGDAAPGFERVASQYVYNKDILIGDGEDAAFDVLLGKTTMFPPNVLLDHNVPVYKAVQRPGEFVITFPRSYHAGFSHGFNCGEAVNFAIGDWFPLGSLASKRYALLNRTPLLAHEELLCRSAVLLSQKLLNCDPRSLDKLEHPYSQNCVKSCFVRLIRFQRRARGLLAKMGSEICYKPKTFPNLSCSICRRDCYITHVLCRCNFDPVCLHHEQELRSCPCKSNRVVYVREDILELEALSRKFEQDVSSYKEGSCISPCKEVEISDTTDEQLPNLGITLDFVNSKAGSSGFMTVDGGNSSSAVSILTSSVHHEAYKHTEARAINTSMTKGTYTMDESSSGIDGACNEHGSCNASAMECSDNSDSECEIFRVKRRSTSFDKPTSEAKTSTLSEQQVLRRLKKVHPEVQQVISKRQEESGNGSVRAAHMSQKSSNPAPADDETEDMAPIMWRIKRRQSETQDATCPGTRPQSYPPSSGGSGEEFVERTRDAAVELRPKRVKIRLPSNASRQIEQQRSSGQRFAREDRLPLGFPRTF, encoded by the exons ATG GTGGAGGGTAGGAGCTATCTCCCTGCAGAGGTCAGGAACGGCCTCGAGACCCTGAAGCGGAGGAGGCTCGAGAGAGTGCGTTTGAGTGCTCAGAACGAAGCTGGCGACAATCCTGCTGTGGCTGCGAGAAGTGGCGGTGATGCCTTGCGGAGCCCCGCTAACTGTGGAGTCAGATTGCATTCCAACAACAGTACAGGTTTACCTGGAAATGTCCATGACAAGAGTCCTTTTGCAAAGCGCAAGGTGGAGAAGTTTGATATGTCCAACCTTGAGTGGATAGACAAGATTCCAGAGTGCCCTGTGTATTGTCCCACCAAGGAGGAATTTGAGGATCCCATTGCATATATACAGAAGATTTCACCTGAGGCTGCTAAATATG GTATTTGTAAAATCGTCTCTCCTGTATGTGCGTCTGTTCCTGCCGGTGTTGTGCTGATGAAGGAACATCCCAATTTTAAGTTCATGACTAGAGTTCAGCCCCTTCGACTCGCTGAATGGGCTGAGGATGATACAGTCACTTTCTTCATGAGTGGAAG AAAGTACACCTTCCGGGACTATGAGAAAATGGCGAACAAAGTGTTCTCTAAGAAATATTCCAGCTCTAGTTGTCTCCCAGCTAGGTATGTGGAGGAGGAGTTCTGGCGTGAAATTGCTTTTGGCAAAATGGATTTCGTAGAATATGCTTGTGACGTTGATGGGAGTGCCTTCTCTTCATCTCCTCATGATCAACTTGGGAAAAGCAACTGGAACCTCAAG AATTTTTCATGGCTCCCCAATTCTGTTCTAAGACTTCTTCAGACGCCAATTCCA GGAGTGACAGATCCAATGCTTTATATTGGGATGCTCTTCAGCATGTTTGCGTGGCACGTGGAAGACCATTACTTGTACAG CATCAATTACCATCACTGTGGGGCATTTAAAACATGGTATGGGATACCAGGCGATGCGGCTCCTGGGTTTGAAAGGGTTGCTAGCCAGTACGTATATAACAAGGACATTTTGATTGGTGATGGAGAGGATGCAGCATTTGATGTCCTACTAGGGAAAACAACAATGTTCCCTCCAAATGTCTTGCTAGATCACAATGTTCCTGTCTATAAAGCTGTACAAAGACCTGGAGAATTTGTTATTACTTTTCCTCGTTCTTACCATGCAGGCTTCAGTCATG GCTTCAATTGTGGAGAGGctgttaattttgctattggcgaTTGGTTTCCTCTTGGTTCTCTGGCTAGCAAGCGCTATGCACTTCTGAACAGAACTCCATTGCTTGCACATGAGGAGCTACTTTGTCGTTCTGCTGTGCTTCTATCCCAAAAGCTGTTGAACTGTGATCCAAGATCCTTGGACAAGTTGGAACATCCATATTCCCAGAATTGTGTGAAATCCTGCTTTGTGCGGTTGATACGATTCCAGCGACGTGCTCGTGGCCTTCTTGCTAAAATGGGTTCTGAAATATGCTATAAGCCAAAGACATTTCCAAATCTGTCCTGTAGCATTTGTCGGCGTGATTGCTATATCACACACGTGTTGTGTAGATGTAACTTTGATCCTGTCTGCCTACATCATG AACAAGAACTGCGGAGCTGCCCTTGTAAGTCCAATCGCGTTGTCTATGTTAGAGAGGACATACTGGAGCTAGAGGCTCTATCAAGAAAATTTGAGCAGGATGTCAGCTCGTATAAGGAAGGAAGTTGCATTAGCCCATGTAAGGAGGTTGAGATCTCTGATACTACTGATGAACAACTTCCAAATCTTGGGATTACTCTGGATTTCGTTAATAGTAAAGCTGGTAGCTCAGGCTTTATGACTGTTGATGGAGGAAACAGTTCTTCTGCAGTATCAATTTTGACATCTTCTGTGCATCATGAGGCATATAAGCATACAGAAGCAAGG GCAATAAATACATCAATGACCAAAGGAACTTACACTATGGATGAGAGTTCATCCGGCATAGATGGTGCTTGTAATGAACACGGTTCATGTAATGCTTCAGCCATGGAATGCAGTGATAATTCGGATTCGGAGTGTGAAATCTTCCGAGTCAAGCGCAGGTCCACCTCATTTGACAAACCTACTTCTGAAGCTAAGACATCAACCTTGTCTGAACAGCAG GTTCTGAGGCGGCTGAAGAAGGTACATCCTGAAGTACAGCAAGTCATCAGTAAGCGTCAAGAAGAATCTGGTAATGGTTCAGTTCGCGCTGCCCACATGAGCCAGAAAAGCTCAAATCCTGCCCCTGCTGATGACGAAACAGAGGACATGGCTCCCATAATGTGGAGAATAAAGCGGCGACAGTCAGAAACCCAAGATGCTACATGTCCTGGTACGAGACCGCAGTCATATCCGCCTTCCAGTGGTGGTTCTGGAGAAGAGTTTGTGGAAAGAACTAGAGATGCTGCAGTAGAACTCCGTCCAAAACGAGTGAAAATCCGGCTACCTTCTAATGCCAGTAGGCAGATTGAGCAGCAGCGCAGTTCAGGGCAGAGATTTGCTAGGGAGGACAGGTTGCCGCTTGGTTTTCCACGTACATTTTAG